A part of Halictus rubicundus isolate RS-2024b chromosome 4, iyHalRubi1_principal, whole genome shotgun sequence genomic DNA contains:
- the Spz5 gene encoding spatzle 5 Toll-1 receptor isoform X2 encodes MRPLLDLLIILSLANAHSQPCIEYGCPGRPQFEPFVPAPPGHTPNCAKPGQTFCESPDHYPRQLIKFLVDKCSFDFASVLRDESKDDYNARWPVPDYSEGYDYPPRGQPELHSQPLPFLPPRFPPRGQPPLIYGSPLNDTQQNGYRYNVPDHNHRNPFLSTDRSVYPQTQSLSSLGHGQAWWTPRYTRENKTPPRTLYENPLLRYSKLAKERKKRQTNPGAINLCPTEATFHTPKVALNNQGNWMYVVNLSESDQKYTQLVKVEQCTQSMCNGICSLPTGYTSKCRQQFVQKRLVALEGSGNQLYTDVFWFAHGCTCEIMLSL; translated from the exons ATGAGGCCTCTCTTGGACCTGTTGATAATC CTATCCTTGGCGAACGCGCATAGCCAGCCGTGCATCGAATACGGATGTCCCGGACGACCACAATTCGAGCCTTTTGTTCCAGCGCCACCAGGACACACGCCTAATTGCGCGAAGCCGGGCCAGACGTTCTGCGAGAGCCCCGATCATTATCCCCG GCAGCTGATTAAATTTCTCGTGGACAAATGCAGCTTCGACTTCGCTTCTGTACTGAGAGACGAGTCCAAAGACGACTACAATGCTCGATG GCCGGTGCCAGATTACTCCGAGGGTTACGATTACCCCCCGCGGGGGCAGCCGGAATTACACTCGCAGCCGTTACCATTCCTGCCGCCTCGGTTTCCTCCGCGAGGGCAGCCACCTTTAATTTATGGATCGCCGTTGAACGACACTCAACAAAATGG TTACAGGTACAATGTACCGGATCACAACCACAGAAATCCGTTTTTGAGCACAGATCGATCAGTCTACCCGCAGACGCAATCTTTGAGCTCGCTCGGACATGGTCAAGCATGGTGGACACCCAG ATACACGCGGGAGAATAAAACTCCGCCTCGCACCCTGTACGAAAATCCATTGTTGAGATACAGCAAACTGGCCAAGGAACGTAAGAAAAGGCAGACTAACCCCGGTGCCATTAATCTTTGCCCGACCGAGGCGACGTTCCACACGCCGAAGGTAGCACTTAACAACCAGGGGAATTGGATGTACGTGGTGAACCTTTCGGAATCGGATCAGAAGTATACGCAGCTTGTGAAGGTCGAACAGTGCAC ACAATCTATGTGCAACGGGATTTGTTCCCTTCCCACGGGCTACACCAGCAAGTGTCGGCAGCAATTCGTGCAGAAGAGGCTAGTAGCACTGGAAGGAAGCGGAAACCAGCTGTACACCGACGTGTTTTGGTTCGCCCATGGCTGCACCTGCGAGATTATGCTCAGTCTCTGA
- the Spz5 gene encoding spatzle 5 Toll-1 receptor isoform X1 produces the protein MRPLLDLLIILSLANAHSQPCIEYGCPGRPQFEPFVPAPPGHTPNCAKPGQTFCESPDHYPRQLIKFLVDKCSFDFASVLRDESKDDYNARWSRKFCSRPVPDYSEGYDYPPRGQPELHSQPLPFLPPRFPPRGQPPLIYGSPLNDTQQNGYRYNVPDHNHRNPFLSTDRSVYPQTQSLSSLGHGQAWWTPRYTRENKTPPRTLYENPLLRYSKLAKERKKRQTNPGAINLCPTEATFHTPKVALNNQGNWMYVVNLSESDQKYTQLVKVEQCTQSMCNGICSLPTGYTSKCRQQFVQKRLVALEGSGNQLYTDVFWFAHGCTCEIMLSL, from the exons ATGAGGCCTCTCTTGGACCTGTTGATAATC CTATCCTTGGCGAACGCGCATAGCCAGCCGTGCATCGAATACGGATGTCCCGGACGACCACAATTCGAGCCTTTTGTTCCAGCGCCACCAGGACACACGCCTAATTGCGCGAAGCCGGGCCAGACGTTCTGCGAGAGCCCCGATCATTATCCCCG GCAGCTGATTAAATTTCTCGTGGACAAATGCAGCTTCGACTTCGCTTCTGTACTGAGAGACGAGTCCAAAGACGACTACAATGCTCGATG GTCAAGGAAATTCTGTTCAAGGCCGGTGCCAGATTACTCCGAGGGTTACGATTACCCCCCGCGGGGGCAGCCGGAATTACACTCGCAGCCGTTACCATTCCTGCCGCCTCGGTTTCCTCCGCGAGGGCAGCCACCTTTAATTTATGGATCGCCGTTGAACGACACTCAACAAAATGG TTACAGGTACAATGTACCGGATCACAACCACAGAAATCCGTTTTTGAGCACAGATCGATCAGTCTACCCGCAGACGCAATCTTTGAGCTCGCTCGGACATGGTCAAGCATGGTGGACACCCAG ATACACGCGGGAGAATAAAACTCCGCCTCGCACCCTGTACGAAAATCCATTGTTGAGATACAGCAAACTGGCCAAGGAACGTAAGAAAAGGCAGACTAACCCCGGTGCCATTAATCTTTGCCCGACCGAGGCGACGTTCCACACGCCGAAGGTAGCACTTAACAACCAGGGGAATTGGATGTACGTGGTGAACCTTTCGGAATCGGATCAGAAGTATACGCAGCTTGTGAAGGTCGAACAGTGCAC ACAATCTATGTGCAACGGGATTTGTTCCCTTCCCACGGGCTACACCAGCAAGTGTCGGCAGCAATTCGTGCAGAAGAGGCTAGTAGCACTGGAAGGAAGCGGAAACCAGCTGTACACCGACGTGTTTTGGTTCGCCCATGGCTGCACCTGCGAGATTATGCTCAGTCTCTGA